In Lathyrus oleraceus cultivar Zhongwan6 chromosome 2, CAAS_Psat_ZW6_1.0, whole genome shotgun sequence, the DNA window tctatgagtttcacacttatgaaagcgcttttaaggtaaaagcgctcttataggtctcatgggtttcacacaCTACGCCAAAACAGGTTTTTGGCAGCgccccttagacagcgcttttctCCAAAAGCGCTGCTACACgttaacaaaaaataaaaataaggaAACTGAATACGTAGATGGCTTAAAGCGCTGCTAAATGGATGgtcttagacaacgctttttaAAAGCGCTGCTAAATGGCCTACCTTATACAGCGCTTTTGACAAGGTCACCTTATACAGCGCTTCtcccaaaagcgctgtctaaggccttttaaatttttaaaaaaagcgctgtataaggcctaccttatacagcgcttttagaagcgcTGCTATTGACCCCTCCTGTGCCAGCGCTTTCCTtcaaagcgctgtctaaggccaTTTTAATTTGTGAGCTTAGCCAGCGCTTTTcataaaagcgctgtctaaggccttatttaccaaattttttttttagtaaattatAATATATGAATTCATTCAGTACGTTAAGACCCATTTTATTTCCCTCGCTCCCACAACCTTCTTCTCACTGCGTTCATACTCGTTGCGTTCATCATCACTGCTTCTCCCAAAACCTCCATTCTTGATTCCTGCGTTCATCACTCACTTCGTTCATCACCGTTTACATTTTTGTAAGTGCATTTTCTGTTCGTTTCATCTTTCTTTATTTAGGGCAGTTTATTAGTGATAAAGGTTTGCTTCTGGGTTGATTCTTTTGTGGTTCATGTGTTAGGGCAGTTGATTCTCTTGTGTTAGGGCAGTTGATTCTTTTGTGTGTTAGGGCAGTTGATTCTTTTGTGGTATGTTAACAAATGTATATATTTTTGATATTAATCAACATTGACAAGTTTTATTGGTGCATTGGTAAGGAATGAAGTTCCAATTACTTGTGATAATTGGAGAAATAAACAATTGAACGAAGCTAAAGACAAAATATGGAGTGAAATAAAGGTACCATATGTGATGTTATTTGTTTTTAATGACGATTATGTCTTTAAATTAATTGTACTAACGCAATGTGTGTATGTTTTTCGTAGAGGTGTTTCGACATCGAAGAAAACAGAAGAGATCATTGTCTCAAATTGGCCGGAAAGTTACTAAGAGGGTTTAGAACCTTTTTATCAACCACCTTTCTTAGGGATACGGAAGGTACTTTTGTTGATGCAGAGCTTCCATCTAAATATGCAAGTTTGATTTCACCTAAAGAATGGGAAACGTTTAAATCCAAACGAAAAACCCAAGAATTTAAGAGTGTAAGTGAAACAAACCGGCAAAGAGCATCAAGTCCGGCGTATCCCTATAGAAAAGGGCGTGTTGGATATGGACGCTTAGAGCAGTCTATAGTAAGTATCTATAAATTGCATTGATATACTTGTTATATTTGATCATATTTTGTCATGAGTTATATTTGATCATATTATGCTTAATGTGTAGTTAACAAAGGAGAATAGTTCTGAAACATCTCTTCCggcacatgttttgtggaaggaagcccgtgtcGGTAAGGATGGAAAGATTAAAGAAGACGTTCAACAAATATTTGAGAAATGTGTAAGTATAGCATTATTTAAGACAATAACACTTTGACTTTGACACTTTTGAATCGTCCAATTTCGAACACTTTGACTTTGACACTTACTTAAGACAATAACATTACTATTGTGTGTATGTTCATATGATTTTCAGGAGACTCTATCTCAATCTATAGTTCCATATGAAGACACTGATTGCAGGAGCATACTGAGTCGAGCATTAGATGTTCCcgagtattctggtcgggtgaggggcAAGGGATTTGGGATCACTCAAAAATCCTTGaatattaaaaaacaaaagaCTCCTAGCAATAAAGAACTGCAGCAAACTTTGGAAGCATTAAAAGCTGAAGTTCTTGAATTAAGAAAGGAAAGAGAAAGAGATCGAGCAGCGGGTTTTAAAGATACTAGTGACAAAGATAGTATCAATTGTAATTTTCAACCGACTATTCCAGAGGTAATTATATATCTTATTATGAAATTAAATTAGCTTAATTTATTTAATTGTCATATATACACATTAAAAATGTCatatttattattggttttagggcatttcaccttgtcacCTCTACTTAGCGAGACCGACttatcggatggttggcaaggggAAAGTTCATAACAATTTGGGTGAATTACTTCACACTAAACCGCTCCCTACTGGATCTTTGAAAGTCTCGGTTGATATTGCTTTGGAGAAGGATGCGTTATTACCACATCCTGACGATGTTTCGGATGCAACTTTATTGGGAGATGCCATAGGTTcatttgttgcatggccgacagACCTCATTAtcgtaggatatgaggtatgcttaaaaccATTATGAACCTTTAGGTATTCAAATTTTTTACGCGCATTTTACGTACACATTTTTTACATGTTAATGTTAAttagactcccacaaaatccaaagCAAAAGATAAGGGGATTGCGCGGgaaatcgagtcagttgcatcgCAAAAAGAGGTACATCACAATTATATGCTATTTAGATTCCTGTTAATTCGTCATCTTACACTTCACCTTACTAATTATATGATATTTAGATTCCTGTTGCTAAGAAGACCGAAATTTCCAAGAGGACCGGGGCTAAAAAGAAAAATCCTTCCAAGTATAGAGCGTGCCTCCATACATATTTAGAAACGACAGATATTTCGGATGGATGTGTTCGTTTAATACCTATGGATGGAGCTATTTTTGGTTTTGAGTATGCCGAGCCATTGGGTAAAGAggattttgatcaaattttgtATCATACGCAATTAAGCGTTGGTGTTATCAACACATACATGAGGTATATCCGATCTACTTTGTTTAAATTCTTGAACAAGTTATTTACTCGTTTCATATGAATAGTCTaaatgttaatgatgtttttatataAGGTATTTATATGACAAATTGATGGGTCCGCGTGGGTTGGAGCAAAGATTCTCATTCTTAAATCCCATGAAAACGAACTTAACCGAAATGATAAGAAAACCAGATGAAGTCAGGACGTATGTAGTCGAGCGCTTTATGGCCGACACAGATAGAGGAAAGTTGTTCTTTTTACCGTTTAATACCGGCGACGGGTTAGTTCTTCAATCTAAATTCATCTGTTataatttttcatattttgaCGTCGTGTAGAAAGTTTCCATCTAACATTTGTTTtattacagtggacattggttgttggTCGCGATAAATCCTTTTAAAGAAATTGTGTATTATTTGGATTCTTTACAcaatgattggacaacataccctGCTATGAAGACGATAGTTGACACGTAAGTGCAAATAACCCAATATTCGTGTGTATACTTATTTatttatgtgaattgttctaaaTATTCGTTTATATTTCATTATAGCattatacaaactgttcgagcACAAAGAAAAATTCAAGTACCAAAGAGAAAAGCCAATAACATTACATGGAATAGAGTGGAGGTATATTAATTATCACAATTTTgattatattagtgatgacacaTGATAAAACTTAGGATATTTATCCA includes these proteins:
- the LOC127119375 gene encoding uncharacterized protein LOC127119375; this translates as MYMCRPPSCQWFWRVDTMTLWIPPRNEVPITCDNWRNKQLNEAKDKIWSEIKRCFDIEENRRDHCLKLAGKLLRGFRTFLSTTFLRDTEGTFVDAELPSKYASLISPKEWETFKSKRKTQEFKSVSETNRQRASSPAYPYRKGRVGYGRLEQSILTKENSSETSLPAHVLWKEARVGKDGKIKEDVQQIFEKCETLSQSIVPYEDTDCRSILSRALDVPEYSGRVRGKGFGITQKSLNIKKQKTPSNKELQQTLEALKAEVLELRKERERDRAAGFKDTSDKDSINCNFQPTIPEGISPCHLYLARPTYRMVGKGKVHNNLGELLHTKPLPTGSLKVSVDIALEKDALLPHPDDVSDATLLGDAIGSFVAWPTDLIIVGYETPTKSKAKDKGIAREIESVASQKEIPVAKKTEISKRTGAKKKNPSKYRACLHTYLETTDISDGCVRLIPMDGAIFGFEYAEPLGKEDFDQILYHTQLSVGVINTYMRYLYDKLMGPRGLEQRFSFLNPMKTNLTEMIRKPDEVRTYVVERFMADTDRGKLFFLPFNTGDGGHWLLVAINPFKEIVYYLDSLHNDWTTYPAMKTIVDTIIQTVRAQRKIQVPKRKANNITWNRVECPRQRNNIDCGYYTLRFMKETLLMDRTDIPSDYFDEYRCAYYSKDQLDEIKEELCQFIIELQVL